One Tolypothrix bouteillei VB521301 DNA window includes the following coding sequences:
- a CDS encoding NYN domain-containing protein yields MNISAFNKEKNQYRLIKEKDKSNWQSDNKENDLKFSDMTFDKYIFGNSDRGRVAIFIDGSNLFHAGLQLNIEIDYAKLLCCLTENARLLRAFFYTGMDRNNEKQQGFLLWMRRNGYRVVSKDLILLPDGSKKANLDVEIAVDMLNLAPYYDTAVLVSGDGDLAYAVNALTYQGIRVEVVSIRAMTSDSLIDVADYFVDIEHLKQYIQKDTNSCYSYRPLSNSNF; encoded by the coding sequence ATGAATATATCAGCTTTTAACAAAGAAAAAAATCAATACCGATTAATCAAAGAAAAAGACAAATCAAATTGGCAAAGTGATAATAAAGAGAACGATCTCAAATTTTCAGATATGACATTTGATAAATACATTTTTGGTAATTCCGATCGCGGTCGAGTTGCTATTTTTATAGATGGTTCCAACTTATTCCATGCAGGTTTACAACTTAACATTGAAATTGATTATGCAAAATTGCTTTGTTGTTTAACAGAGAATGCAAGGCTTTTGCGTGCTTTTTTCTACACTGGTATGGATCGCAATAACGAGAAACAACAGGGTTTTTTGCTGTGGATGCGACGAAATGGTTATCGTGTAGTCAGTAAAGATCTCATTTTACTTCCCGATGGTTCCAAAAAAGCTAATTTGGACGTAGAAATTGCTGTAGATATGCTAAATTTAGCTCCTTATTACGATACTGCGGTGTTAGTGAGTGGTGATGGAGATTTAGCATATGCTGTCAATGCTCTGACTTATCAGGGAATTCGAGTTGAAGTTGTTAGCATACGAGCAATGACAAGCGATAGTTTAATTGATGTTGCTGACTACTTTGTTGACATAGAGCATCTCAAACAATACATACAGAAAGACACCAATTCTTGCTATAGCTACCGCCCGTTATCAAATTCTAATTTTTGA
- a CDS encoding ATP-binding protein, which translates to MQLRSFRLRIALLSAALAGSTLIGFGVTAWWQISDAKRSRLDAQLENRLFLVASPRFYHRWQSYESFIQRELKTDAETPVALLVMDRNGSILYQSHSWSVGLKTNNLWSPRPHFFRVPPPPDRENPLSPQREQQPPPEESRSPKAGAFPPRRYRRSLGEPPPPPRFVTQQTTEGTWRIGAVTFPHTLVAIAVSLNAVDREMVAIRNIFLVSIPGALLLVAGGAWLISGSTLHSIRRLNKAIEQVTVKGLDQRVPLGTTDVEFVKLIEVFNQMLERLERSFKQASRFSADAAHELKTPLAILQGELEQTLQQAEPGSQIQQNLSNLLDEVQRFSGIVRKLLLLSLADTGQMSLHQVEVDISQLLIEMTEDIELLAPHLHVQTSFPPELRAWGDRDLLTQSLQNLLSNAIKYNLPEGWIKIHGYQQAGTVFVTISNSSQNILPGDRERIFDRFYRGDPARTRKVDGVGLGLSLAREIARYHGGDLTLDPTPVGQTAFTLRLPTR; encoded by the coding sequence GTGCAACTTCGTTCGTTTCGTCTCCGAATTGCTCTATTATCTGCCGCCCTTGCTGGCAGTACCCTCATTGGATTTGGGGTAACTGCTTGGTGGCAAATTTCTGATGCCAAACGCAGCCGCCTTGATGCACAATTAGAAAATCGCCTATTTCTAGTAGCTAGCCCGCGATTTTACCATCGGTGGCAGTCTTATGAAAGTTTTATACAACGCGAATTGAAAACTGATGCAGAAACGCCTGTTGCACTTTTAGTAATGGACAGAAATGGTTCCATCCTTTACCAATCTCATTCCTGGTCGGTTGGATTGAAAACCAACAACTTGTGGTCTCCTCGTCCCCATTTTTTTCGCGTACCTCCACCGCCAGATAGGGAAAATCCTCTATCTCCACAAAGAGAACAACAACCTCCACCAGAAGAATCGCGATCGCCAAAGGCGGGCGCTTTCCCGCCACGGCGTTATCGTCGTTCTTTAGGTGAACCACCTCCCCCTCCACGATTTGTCACCCAACAAACAACAGAGGGAACCTGGCGTATTGGTGCAGTCACTTTTCCGCATACCTTAGTTGCGATCGCAGTCAGCTTAAACGCTGTCGATCGAGAAATGGTTGCGATCCGCAACATCTTCCTCGTGTCAATACCTGGTGCGCTTCTTTTAGTCGCCGGAGGTGCATGGTTGATATCTGGTAGTACCTTGCATTCCATTCGGAGACTCAATAAAGCCATTGAGCAGGTAACTGTCAAAGGGCTGGATCAAAGGGTTCCTCTTGGTACAACTGATGTTGAATTTGTCAAGTTGATTGAAGTGTTTAACCAGATGTTGGAACGCCTCGAACGCAGTTTTAAACAAGCGTCTCGTTTTAGTGCGGACGCTGCTCACGAATTGAAAACCCCACTCGCTATCTTGCAAGGCGAGTTAGAACAAACTTTGCAACAAGCAGAACCTGGTTCTCAAATCCAACAAAATTTGAGTAATTTGTTAGACGAGGTACAGCGTTTTAGCGGGATCGTGCGTAAACTGTTACTGCTGTCTCTAGCTGATACCGGGCAAATGAGTTTGCATCAAGTAGAGGTAGATATATCTCAACTCTTAATTGAAATGACGGAAGATATAGAATTGCTTGCACCGCACTTACACGTTCAAACATCATTTCCCCCTGAATTGCGTGCTTGGGGCGATCGCGATTTACTCACTCAAAGTTTACAAAACCTCCTCAGTAACGCTATCAAATACAATCTTCCAGAAGGTTGGATAAAAATTCACGGTTACCAGCAAGCTGGAACTGTGTTTGTCACGATTAGCAATTCCTCTCAAAACATCCTACCTGGCGATCGCGAACGAATTTTTGACCGTTTCTATCGCGGCGATCCTGCCAGAACGCGTAAAGTTGATGGTGTAGGATTGGGGCTGAGTCTAGCGAGGGAAATTGCGAGATATCACGGTGGGGACTTAACTCTTGACCCAACACCAGTCGGTCAGACTGCTTTTACTTTGCGTTTGCCAACAAGATAA
- a CDS encoding response regulator transcription factor, with the protein MNVLFVEDESKIANFVQAGLKEQGFVVDYCDNGDEGYIRAMENQYDALILDIMVPGKDGLSILKHLRRAGRNVPVILLTARNELDDRLEGLNLGADDYIAKPFFVEELVARIHAVIRRSTGDRQNLLCVGSIKLDRITREVTCNQQVVELTTREFNLLEYLMRSPGRVLTRTQILEHVWGYDFNPNTNVVDVCIQRIRKKIDLIGGSDGIESVRGVGYRFCKPES; encoded by the coding sequence ATGAACGTCCTGTTTGTTGAAGATGAGTCAAAAATTGCCAATTTTGTTCAAGCTGGGTTGAAAGAACAGGGATTTGTTGTAGATTACTGTGATAATGGTGATGAGGGATATATTCGCGCCATGGAGAATCAGTACGATGCCCTCATACTGGATATTATGGTACCGGGTAAGGATGGGCTTTCTATCCTTAAACATTTGCGTCGCGCAGGGCGGAATGTACCAGTCATTTTACTGACAGCTCGTAATGAACTAGATGACCGACTTGAAGGGCTTAACCTTGGAGCCGATGACTACATTGCCAAACCCTTTTTTGTGGAAGAGTTGGTTGCTCGCATTCATGCTGTGATCCGTCGAAGTACTGGCGATCGCCAAAACCTACTTTGCGTCGGTTCAATTAAATTGGATCGCATTACGCGAGAAGTCACCTGCAATCAGCAGGTTGTGGAACTCACGACTCGCGAGTTCAACCTTTTGGAATACTTGATGCGTTCTCCCGGAAGAGTTCTTACTCGCACGCAAATTTTAGAACATGTTTGGGGATATGATTTTAACCCCAATACAAATGTAGTTGATGTATGTATTCAAAGAATCCGCAAAAAAATAGACTTGATTGGCGGCTCGGATGGGATTGAAAGTGTGCGGGGAGTTGGGTATCGTTTTTGTAAGCCAGAGTCTTGA